The proteins below are encoded in one region of Streptomyces ficellus:
- a CDS encoding RNA polymerase sigma factor — MSASTSRTLPPEIAESESVMALIERGKADGQIAGDDVRRAFEADQIPPTQWKNVLRSLNQILEEEGVTLMVSAAESPKRTRKSVAAKSPAKRTATKTVTAKSAVTKSVAAAAPAAQSEDVPADEAGTPAKKAAAKKTAAKKTAVKKTAAKKTAAKKTTSKKDSDEVVEGEELLEDVAPGKGEDEETEGENKGFVLSDEDEDDAPAQQVAVAGATADPVKDYLKQIGKVPLLNAEQEVELAKRIEAGLFAEDKLANSDKLAPKLKRELEIIAEDGRRAKNHLLEANLRLVVSLAKRYTGRGMLFLDLIQEGNLGLIRAVEKFDYTKGYKFSTYATWWIRQAITRAMADQARTIRIPVHMVEVINKLARVQRQMLQDLGREPTPEELAKELDMTPEKVIEVQKYGREPISLHTPLGEDGDSEFGDLIEDSEAVVPADAVSFTLLQEQLHSVLDTLSEREAGVVSMRFGLTDGQPKTLDEIGKVYGVTRERIRQIESKTMSKLRHPSRSQVLRDYLD, encoded by the coding sequence GTGTCGGCCAGCACATCCCGTACGCTCCCGCCGGAGATCGCCGAGTCCGAGTCTGTGATGGCGCTCATCGAGCGGGGAAAGGCTGATGGGCAGATCGCCGGCGATGACGTGCGTCGGGCCTTCGAGGCTGACCAGATTCCGCCAACCCAGTGGAAGAATGTTCTGCGCAGCCTCAATCAGATCCTCGAGGAAGAGGGTGTGACGCTGATGGTCAGTGCAGCGGAGTCGCCGAAGCGCACCCGCAAGAGCGTCGCAGCGAAGAGCCCGGCGAAGCGCACCGCCACCAAGACCGTCACCGCCAAGTCGGCCGTGACGAAGTCCGTCGCCGCCGCGGCTCCGGCGGCCCAGAGCGAGGACGTGCCGGCCGACGAGGCCGGTACGCCCGCCAAGAAGGCGGCCGCCAAGAAGACCGCCGCCAAGAAGACGGCGGTGAAGAAGACCGCCGCGAAGAAGACCGCCGCGAAGAAGACCACGTCCAAGAAGGACTCCGACGAGGTCGTCGAGGGCGAGGAGCTGCTCGAGGACGTCGCGCCCGGCAAGGGTGAGGACGAGGAGACCGAGGGCGAGAACAAGGGCTTCGTCCTCTCCGACGAGGACGAGGACGACGCGCCCGCGCAGCAGGTCGCCGTCGCCGGTGCCACCGCGGACCCGGTCAAGGACTACCTGAAGCAGATCGGCAAGGTCCCGCTCCTCAACGCCGAGCAGGAGGTCGAGCTCGCCAAGCGCATCGAGGCCGGTCTGTTCGCCGAGGACAAGCTGGCGAACTCCGACAAGCTGGCGCCGAAGCTCAAGCGCGAGCTCGAGATCATCGCCGAGGACGGCCGCCGCGCCAAGAACCACCTGCTGGAGGCCAACCTCCGTCTCGTGGTCTCCCTGGCCAAGCGCTACACCGGCCGCGGCATGCTCTTCCTGGACCTGATCCAGGAGGGCAACCTGGGTCTGATCCGCGCGGTCGAGAAGTTCGACTACACCAAGGGCTACAAGTTCTCCACGTACGCCACCTGGTGGATCCGTCAGGCGATCACCCGCGCCATGGCCGACCAGGCCCGCACCATCCGCATCCCGGTGCACATGGTCGAGGTCATCAACAAGCTCGCGCGCGTCCAGCGCCAGATGCTCCAGGACCTGGGCCGTGAGCCCACCCCGGAGGAGCTGGCCAAGGAGCTCGACATGACCCCCGAGAAGGTCATCGAGGTCCAGAAGTACGGCCGCGAGCCCATCTCGCTGCACACCCCGCTCGGCGAGGACGGCGACAGCGAGTTCGGTGACCTCATCGAGGACTCCGAGGCGGTCGTGCCGGCCGACGCGGTCAGCTTCACGCTCCTCCAGGAGCAGCTGCACTCGGTCCTCGACACGCTCTCCGAGCGTGAGGCCGGCGTCGTCTCCATGCGCTTCGGCCTGACCGACGGCCAGCCGAAGACGCTCGACGAGATCGGCAAGGTCTACGGCGTGACCCGTGAGCGGATCCGCCAGATCGAGTCCAAGACCATGTCCAAGCTGCGTCACCCGTCGCGTTCCCAGGTGCTGCGCGACTACCTGGACTGA
- a CDS encoding FadR/GntR family transcriptional regulator: MSTLAHTMMTAARPVETGLAAPGGLDRYPYAEAPVADRVGPPSWDGADTELGRVGRRTAGSRGRGLHGQLVQQLGQMIVSGDLGADRPLVPEEIGQRFEVSRTVVRESLRVLEAKGLVSARPNVGTRVRPVSDWNLLDPDIIEWRAFGPQRDDQRRELSELRWTIEPLAARLAAGHGREDIQQRLGDMVEIMGHAFAQGDAITFSRADAEFHSLLIQLAGNRMLEHLSGIVSAALQVSGSPAISCDRPSEPCLAHHARIVDALAAGDGPAAEAAMRQLLTVHPEVERVVPAPREH; encoded by the coding sequence GTGAGTACCCTTGCGCACACCATGATGACCGCCGCCCGCCCCGTGGAGACCGGCCTCGCGGCCCCGGGCGGACTGGACCGCTACCCCTACGCGGAGGCGCCCGTCGCCGACCGCGTCGGGCCTCCCTCCTGGGACGGCGCCGACACGGAGCTGGGCCGGGTGGGTCGGCGGACGGCCGGCAGCCGCGGCCGCGGCCTGCACGGCCAACTCGTCCAGCAGCTCGGCCAGATGATCGTTTCCGGCGACCTCGGCGCCGACCGGCCGCTCGTCCCCGAGGAGATCGGTCAGCGCTTCGAGGTCTCCCGCACCGTCGTGCGCGAGTCGCTCCGCGTCCTCGAGGCCAAGGGCCTGGTCAGCGCCCGGCCGAACGTCGGCACCCGCGTCCGCCCGGTCAGCGACTGGAACCTGCTCGACCCGGACATCATCGAATGGCGTGCCTTCGGACCGCAGCGCGACGACCAGCGCCGGGAGCTCAGCGAGCTGCGCTGGACCATCGAGCCGCTGGCTGCCCGCCTCGCCGCCGGCCACGGCCGCGAGGACATCCAGCAGCGCCTCGGTGACATGGTCGAGATCATGGGCCATGCCTTCGCCCAGGGTGACGCGATCACCTTCTCGCGCGCCGACGCCGAGTTCCACAGCCTGCTGATCCAGCTCGCCGGCAACCGGATGCTCGAGCACCTCTCCGGCATCGTCTCCGCCGCCCTCCAGGTCTCCGGCTCCCCGGCGATCAGCTGCGACCGCCCCAGCGAGCCCTGCCTGGCCCACCACGCGCGCATCGTCGACGCGCTGGCCGCCGGCGACGGACCGGCCGCCGAGGCCGCCATGCGCCAGCTGCTGACGGTCCACCCCGAGGTGGAGCGGGTCGTCCCCGCCCCGCGCGAGCACTGA